From Clarias gariepinus isolate MV-2021 ecotype Netherlands chromosome 2, CGAR_prim_01v2, whole genome shotgun sequence, one genomic window encodes:
- the LOC128514503 gene encoding CD59 glycoprotein, with amino-acid sequence MKHTFGLFVGVALLTVSVCNKNYGMHYSSLGGSLSCYKCSDYQGGWCDRIQECSYEDSCLSLHEKGGKTIRQCIRYTDCDNSRLSQMFPALSGFNYRCCNTNLCNSGHRHTAILSLFSISLLGMWWSCYC; translated from the exons ATGAAACACACGTTTGGACTTTTCGTGGGAGTCGCTTTGTTGACCGTTAGTGTCT GCAATAAGAATTATGGAATGCACTACTCCTCATTAGGTGGGTCTCTAAGCTGCTATAAGTGCTCGGATTATCAAGGTGGCTGGTGTGATAGAATCCAGGAGTGCAGTTATGAAGACTCGTGTTTGTCTCTGCATGAGAAAG gAGGGAAAACGATCCGGCAGTGCATCAGGTACACGGACTGCGACAACTCCCGGCTGTCTCAGATGTTTCCAGCTTTGTCTGGATTTAACTACCGCTGCTGTAACACTAACTTATGTAACAGCGGGCACAGGCACACAGCCATCCTCAGCCtgttctctatctctctgctcGGCATGTGGTGGAGCTGCTACTGCTAA